A single genomic interval of Lathyrus oleraceus cultivar Zhongwan6 chromosome 7, CAAS_Psat_ZW6_1.0, whole genome shotgun sequence harbors:
- the LOC127105097 gene encoding dirigent protein 23, which yields MAPTLQNPIKIIFFSMLLLITINIAYSQPNRSTLVFYMQDVGKGPNATVSPVIGIKDKDWSYNTFGTIFAVDDPVTLTPSPTSTQVGRAQGVIIVSSQDGANVNIILSIVFNNAQYAGSTLEIQGIGRQRENLRELSVVSGTGRFRFARGFIVFETISFDGSNNQSVIRLTLTLEIP from the coding sequence atggCACCAACATTACAAAACCCTATCAAAATCATATTCTTCTCAATGTTACTTTTGATAACCATCAACATTGCTTATAGTCAACCAAATCGATCAACCTTAGTGTTCTACATGCAAGATGTCGGAAAAGGACCTAATGCAACTGTTTCGCCGGTTATCGGCATCAAGGACAAAGATTGGTCCTACAATACATTTGGAACAATATTTGCAGTTGATGATCCTGTTACATTAACTCCGAGTCCAACTTCGACTCAAGTTGGAAGAGCTCAAGGTGTAATTATAGTAAGTTCTCAAGATGGTGCAAATGTGAACATAATTTTGTCAATTGTGTTTAACAATGCGCAATATGCTGGAAGTACTTTAGAAATTCAAGGTATTGGTCGTCAACGTGAGAATTTAAGAGAGCTCAGTGTTGTGTCTGGGACAGGAAGATTTCGATTTGCAAGAGGATTTATTGTGTTTGAAACTATATCTTTTGATGGCTCAAATAATCAATCGGTAATTCGTTTGACTTTAACTTTAGAAATACCTTAA